The alpha proteobacterium U9-1i genome includes a region encoding these proteins:
- a CDS encoding nitrogen regulatory protein P-II has product MKKIEAIIKPFKLDDVKEALQEIGIQGMTVVEAKGFGRQKGHTELYRGAEYVVDFLPKLKIELVVGDDQVEGALEAIQKAAKTGKIGDGKIFVLDVANIIRIRTGETGAAAV; this is encoded by the coding sequence ATGAAAAAGATCGAAGCCATTATCAAGCCGTTCAAGCTCGACGACGTGAAAGAAGCCCTCCAAGAAATCGGCATCCAAGGGATGACCGTGGTGGAGGCGAAAGGCTTCGGACGCCAAAAAGGCCACACCGAACTCTATCGCGGCGCGGAATACGTCGTAGATTTCCTGCCGAAGCTGAAAATCGAACTCGTGGTCGGCGACGACCAGGTTGAAGGCGCCCTCGAAGCGATCCAAAAGGCGGCCAAGACCGGCAAGATCGGCGACGGAAAGATTTTCGTGCTCGACGTCGCCAACATCATCCGCATCCGCACTGGTGAAACCGGCGCGGCGGCGGTCTAA